In Porphyromonas cangingivalis, a genomic segment contains:
- a CDS encoding TonB-dependent receptor domain-containing protein codes for MMKKTILFSLASAVTATAMAMGPMPKDSLSATELGTVTVYATRTIVPLKKIPSKVEVFQGKILERSGSLNLGELLKTHSSVDIVQYPGFLSTIGMRGLKPNGGYVTLLTNGIPTGTDNVSTLGISDIEQVEVLKGPFSAIYGTGAMGGVVNLITRKSKEQLTGGVSFNYGSYSTARASAVLGGGIVGGLSFDAGFSYNAQGKDYLSGHNSLLSKSKLEETILDPKTKGVEKRGSLYKSMMGRLRLGYDFSPEWSLNLYNSFFSANNTPVGGHNWNTAELTGKDLNRYSTSVEVLGSLGRHALQFTPYYNVEHASYFNKYNSSDAIATYKSSLRTLGFLLQDNINFAGHKFTVGLDGQRLDKENSSFDKITGKPKKPSQPAYGTRSMGAFAQSNLSFFEERLNVSLGARLDYINFLLEADPLLKNEAKKETYLNVTPNLGVKYEVIPGLLLHASAGGGFLSPDAYKKSGEYEDAYGKTRGNPKLKPERSFTIDGGVGYYNRDLGLSFDASYFNTNIRDLIYNVTAEDNVKTFANGDKARLSGLEFLLSYDFGSLVDYSFSLRTYLNATLMLDSKMYERKKDKWDQMLLVRKQNITFGADFTYRAFELGLKGRYAGPSIDTNWNTMDWNTKTPIRPELPDLLKAEHPEIAANNQILNPRFMTIDASAHYSFLKGFRVSIYLNNLFDEHYFEKDGYNMPGRNFLTSISYRF; via the coding sequence ATGATGAAAAAAACGATTCTTTTCTCACTTGCCTCTGCAGTAACTGCTACTGCTATGGCCATGGGACCTATGCCAAAGGATTCCCTCTCTGCGACAGAACTCGGTACAGTGACAGTCTATGCTACTCGTACCATCGTGCCTCTAAAAAAAATCCCAAGTAAAGTAGAGGTTTTTCAAGGAAAAATCTTGGAACGTAGCGGTAGCTTAAATCTCGGCGAACTACTTAAGACGCACAGCTCTGTCGATATCGTTCAGTATCCGGGATTCTTGAGTACCATCGGTATGCGTGGTCTCAAACCTAATGGCGGTTATGTCACCCTCCTCACCAATGGTATCCCCACAGGCACAGATAATGTCTCAACCTTGGGTATCAGCGACATAGAGCAAGTAGAGGTCCTCAAAGGTCCATTCTCTGCTATTTATGGAACCGGAGCGATGGGAGGTGTCGTGAACTTGATCACTCGTAAAAGTAAAGAGCAGTTGACCGGAGGAGTTTCCTTTAATTATGGCAGCTATTCTACAGCTCGAGCTTCTGCAGTTTTAGGAGGAGGTATTGTCGGAGGTCTGTCTTTCGATGCCGGCTTCTCATACAATGCGCAAGGCAAAGACTACCTATCAGGGCATAACTCTCTACTATCCAAGAGCAAATTGGAAGAAACCATCCTCGATCCAAAGACAAAAGGTGTAGAGAAGCGGGGAAGTCTCTACAAATCCATGATGGGGCGTCTCCGTTTGGGTTACGATTTCTCTCCTGAGTGGTCTCTCAACCTTTACAACAGCTTCTTTAGTGCTAATAACACCCCCGTGGGTGGTCATAACTGGAATACCGCCGAACTTACAGGAAAGGATCTCAACCGCTACTCCACTTCTGTTGAGGTGCTTGGGTCTTTAGGGAGACACGCATTACAATTCACCCCTTACTATAATGTAGAACATGCCAGCTATTTCAATAAGTACAATAGCTCGGATGCCATTGCGACTTATAAGAGCTCTTTGCGAACATTGGGCTTCCTTTTGCAAGACAATATAAACTTTGCCGGTCATAAGTTTACTGTAGGGCTCGATGGTCAGCGTCTGGACAAGGAGAACTCAAGTTTTGATAAAATTACAGGCAAACCTAAGAAACCCAGCCAACCGGCTTATGGAACAAGAAGCATGGGAGCTTTTGCTCAAAGCAATCTAAGCTTTTTTGAAGAACGTCTTAATGTATCATTGGGAGCTCGTCTCGACTACATAAATTTCCTTTTGGAGGCAGATCCACTTCTAAAGAACGAAGCTAAGAAGGAAACTTATTTGAATGTAACTCCAAATCTTGGTGTGAAATATGAAGTGATTCCAGGACTACTACTCCATGCTTCTGCAGGAGGAGGCTTCCTATCACCTGATGCATACAAGAAATCCGGTGAGTATGAGGATGCTTATGGTAAGACTCGAGGAAATCCGAAACTAAAGCCCGAGCGTTCATTTACCATTGACGGTGGAGTCGGTTACTACAACAGGGATTTAGGGCTTTCTTTTGATGCAAGCTACTTCAATACCAATATTCGTGATTTGATTTACAACGTTACCGCAGAAGATAATGTAAAGACTTTCGCCAACGGAGACAAAGCTCGACTATCAGGACTTGAATTTTTGCTCTCTTATGACTTCGGTAGTCTTGTTGATTACAGTTTCTCTCTCCGTACCTATCTCAATGCAACACTTATGTTGGACAGCAAGATGTACGAAAGGAAGAAAGACAAGTGGGATCAAATGCTACTCGTACGTAAGCAAAACATCACCTTCGGAGCAGACTTTACCTACAGAGCATTCGAACTTGGTTTGAAGGGCCGTTATGCCGGACCATCCATAGACACAAACTGGAATACAATGGATTGGAATACCAAGACTCCTATCCGTCCCGAACTTCCCGATCTATTGAAAGCTGAACATCCGGAGATCGCTGCCAACAATCAGATCTTGAACCCTCGTTTCATGACCATCGATGCTTCGGCACACTATTCTTTCCTCAAGGGCTTCCGTGTCAGCATCTATCTCAATAATCTCTTTGATGAGCATTACTTTGAGAAGGATGGTTACAATATGCCCGGACGCAACTTCCTCACAAGTATCAGTTACCGTTTCTAA
- a CDS encoding VWA domain-containing protein: MAYRFSQLVGMEDAVKAVVVTLLRPRGGSLLLSGNCGTGKSMLLSCIESMCTEQIVRLPSSLNEDMLYPRVSLSASHSGGLIEHEGLLSRMRGRIVLIEHLSLMPRDLMSQIYSHLERQSGEDRYTIIATTNPREGAIPSALLDKFDLFVELQTSEVVDVRKRIILEAMREAKAEEDETLKSLLTAAMVRRDGVSLPSQTALYIAQVCAHPMTLGHRAEIALSESALSWAAWQNKRVVERKDVDALRELVLSHRMLSVQEDVPPMSEPSEPDETQQQETNGEKTNTEETTLPTSSEKELPTGMETDPQEVLKSMSQPPPMAGEDRPALTEHSELLFNPIAVPARRTRERVGYGRRLYSSLPSRRGRNRRAMLPRQDRSDISLPATIRAAIPYQYERHRKVRLTDDLIDLRLIIHKSDYRVHQRQRRGGYHILFILDTSGSMGLGKRMGLVKGTIIELLKEAYTKRDHVGLLTFAQDEATLRLPFTKSVERAAYLMEDIRTGGRTPLWLAIEKANQYLDLERKRDPELLPVVVLLTDGRATSSMSGENNIEHIHKVAEALSQRCYRTLVIDTEHGFLRLGKAQKIAEYMNGEYYRFDEIVQLKELITKQNRT, translated from the coding sequence ATGGCATATAGATTCTCTCAACTCGTGGGCATGGAAGATGCGGTTAAGGCCGTGGTCGTAACACTATTACGACCACGTGGGGGGAGTCTGCTCTTGAGTGGAAACTGTGGCACCGGCAAGTCGATGCTCTTGTCGTGTATAGAGTCGATGTGCACCGAGCAGATTGTGCGCCTTCCGTCTTCGCTGAACGAGGATATGTTGTATCCAAGGGTCTCGCTTTCGGCTTCGCACTCGGGAGGTCTCATCGAGCACGAAGGGTTGTTGAGTCGAATGCGGGGACGTATCGTCCTTATCGAGCACCTCAGTCTGATGCCCAGAGATCTCATGTCTCAGATCTATTCACATCTGGAGCGACAGAGCGGAGAGGATAGGTACACCATCATCGCAACGACCAATCCGAGGGAGGGGGCTATCCCTTCCGCCCTTTTGGACAAGTTTGACCTCTTTGTCGAACTACAGACCAGTGAGGTGGTCGATGTCCGTAAACGCATCATTTTGGAAGCCATGCGTGAGGCCAAGGCCGAAGAGGATGAGACCTTGAAGAGCCTGTTGACAGCTGCGATGGTGAGGAGAGACGGAGTCTCACTCCCGTCACAAACTGCTTTATACATAGCGCAGGTCTGTGCCCACCCCATGACACTCGGACATCGGGCGGAGATCGCACTTTCGGAGAGTGCCCTATCTTGGGCTGCATGGCAAAACAAACGTGTCGTCGAGCGTAAAGATGTGGACGCCCTACGTGAGCTTGTATTGAGCCATCGTATGTTGTCGGTGCAGGAGGATGTGCCTCCGATGAGTGAGCCTTCGGAACCGGATGAGACGCAACAGCAAGAGACAAACGGAGAGAAAACGAATACGGAGGAGACAACTCTTCCGACTTCTTCTGAAAAAGAACTCCCCACCGGTATGGAGACCGATCCTCAGGAGGTACTAAAGTCCATGTCTCAGCCTCCGCCTATGGCCGGAGAGGATCGTCCTGCACTCACAGAGCACTCCGAACTGCTATTCAATCCGATAGCAGTACCTGCACGCCGGACCCGTGAGCGTGTCGGTTATGGTCGCAGATTGTACAGTTCGCTCCCAAGTAGGCGTGGCCGTAACCGTAGAGCGATGCTTCCTCGCCAAGATCGATCGGACATCTCACTTCCGGCAACGATAAGAGCCGCTATTCCGTATCAGTACGAACGACACCGAAAAGTGAGGCTTACAGACGACTTGATCGATCTTCGTCTGATCATTCACAAGAGTGATTATCGAGTGCACCAACGCCAACGCCGTGGGGGCTATCACATCCTTTTCATTTTGGATACTTCCGGATCCATGGGGCTTGGTAAGCGTATGGGGCTGGTCAAGGGGACGATAATAGAGCTTTTGAAGGAAGCATACACCAAGCGCGATCATGTGGGGCTGCTCACCTTTGCTCAAGATGAAGCTACCCTCCGTCTGCCATTCACCAAGAGTGTAGAGCGAGCTGCTTATCTCATGGAAGATATACGCACAGGGGGGCGTACCCCCCTGTGGCTTGCGATAGAAAAAGCTAACCAGTACCTTGATCTGGAGCGTAAGAGGGATCCGGAGCTCCTGCCTGTCGTGGTGCTCCTCACCGATGGAAGAGCGACTTCGTCGATGAGTGGCGAAAATAATATCGAGCACATACACAAAGTTGCAGAGGCTCTCTCCCAAAGGTGCTACCGTACCCTCGTCATAGATACCGAACATGGCTTTCTACGCTTGGGCAAGGCTCAGAAAATAGCGGAGTACATGAATGGCGAATACTATCGCTTCGACGAAATTGTACAACTTAAAGAATTGATCACCAAGCAAAATAGAACTTAG
- a CDS encoding ATP-binding protein, with product MTVSNDHSTSTVPIYFPFSAIVGQEKMKRALLLNVVDPLLGGVLILGEKGTAKSTIVRALSTLQAGMTVVELPIATTEDKLIGSIDIEHAISTGEVCFSPGILARSHGNILYVDEVNLLEDYLVDVLLDVAAMGVNHIEREGISYAHPARFTLVGTMNPEEGDLRPQLLDRFALSVEVRGERSVEARSEVLKRRLAFERDPKGFVESYGEEEECLRRSLQVARELLPRIVYSDVLVEVIARIGIELQVDGHRADITLLKAALATAALEGSETLTSSHIYSAAELVLPHRLRRMPFEQAYFSADDLRLLCERLIPDIS from the coding sequence ATGACAGTCTCTAACGATCACAGTACCTCGACCGTACCCATATACTTCCCATTCTCTGCCATTGTCGGTCAGGAGAAGATGAAGCGGGCTTTACTCCTCAATGTCGTGGATCCCTTACTCGGAGGGGTGCTGATCTTGGGCGAAAAGGGAACAGCCAAGTCCACCATCGTGAGGGCTCTGAGTACCCTGCAGGCCGGCATGACAGTCGTGGAGCTCCCCATAGCCACGACAGAGGACAAGCTGATAGGATCTATCGACATAGAGCACGCCATCTCGACAGGAGAGGTCTGCTTCTCACCCGGAATCCTTGCTCGCTCGCATGGCAACATCCTTTATGTCGATGAGGTCAACCTTTTGGAGGACTATCTGGTAGACGTGCTCCTCGACGTTGCTGCCATGGGAGTCAATCATATCGAAAGAGAAGGGATCTCGTATGCACATCCTGCCCGATTTACACTCGTGGGGACCATGAACCCCGAGGAGGGAGACTTGCGTCCTCAGCTCTTGGATCGCTTTGCCCTCTCGGTGGAGGTCAGAGGTGAACGATCTGTGGAGGCTCGCAGTGAGGTCTTGAAGCGCAGACTGGCATTCGAACGAGATCCCAAGGGGTTTGTAGAGTCTTACGGAGAGGAAGAAGAGTGTCTTCGTCGGAGCTTGCAGGTGGCAAGAGAGCTTCTTCCTCGGATCGTTTATTCGGATGTTCTGGTAGAAGTCATTGCTCGTATCGGTATCGAGCTTCAGGTGGATGGACACAGAGCAGACATCACCCTCCTCAAAGCGGCTTTGGCCACGGCGGCCTTGGAGGGGAGTGAGACCTTGACATCGAGCCATATATACTCGGCGGCCGAACTGGTACTGCCTCACCGACTGAGGCGAATGCCCTTCGAGCAGGCTTACTTTTCTGCTGATGACCTTCGTCTTCTTTGCGAACGCCTGATACCGGATATTTCGTAA
- a CDS encoding cobaltochelatase subunit CobN, whose protein sequence is MASDLTYRILYILDGHTSVAPSQDDPSIRVDRIGVSLLDSGDTVGWRLVKEADFIFLLTHGSVSCFRGLNRLFDELASRQVLFVFSNMEDEVAELLPRLKVNQADYLTIQRYIKCFDADNATRLHRFVASRFGGLSLDYEPARYPRWQGIYGQEEEDEQVYVRQLLDAKTRGVSVIGVIVPFYLCRSHNLLHVDSLLSCIETLGAKVLPIFTTGSEDPVTGEQGLSVALEKYFLHDGVPIPDSIINLMPYSMGVFEQAGPIWAREDDKTGIIERLNLPILQAYTTYHSAEEYRKNVEGLDAIALISSVCYPEFDGQIDGYPIGTRELADDGLPYYAPFAEGIETVAKLAFRWALLRRKPNEEKRIAIIFHNMPPRNDSIGCAAGLDSPQSVYNVVEILRKEGIYLPDRYKDGDEIIGRIIDAVTNDTGWLEDKEVLARAVDSIPTSLYLRWHDLLTQEVQTRLTKSWDKAPGTFKVIDDQMPVPGIINGNVFIGLQPPRGYEEHAEEIYHSTEVVCPHYYIALYRWIRHVFEADVFIHVGTHGSLEWLPGKEKGLSRSCFPLVNAEDMPHLYIYHTAIIGEGIQAKRRSAAVLLNHMEPAMTEGGTYGDLTDFDALVSKYLTSNITPAQKASLRSEILQQVVTLNLDKDIGYSEDQEVDEELFVRLHNWLGTLKGSMVRDGLHIFGQVPEAERLESSIRMLLRLPHGKIPSLLDGLARYYGYSEDVLRDTPEHIVSEGMTASMMIDRLTALSRQVITSMLASGFVHAPDEAELTHILGRCTGEAHSLRAVLQLAISEVYPRLMRATDELANLYLGTQAGFVPPGKGGSPCRGALDILPTGRNMYAIDPNEIPSHTAYAIGMNLGAQLLERQLEDTGKYPDSIAIVLYSGDQMRTYGEDIGEILWLMGLRPQWLSDTSDKVVGLEVIPLSELGRPRIDVVSRISGLLRDTFPNIITLIDEAVRIVVALDESHEDNYVKKHYDEELAQLLEDGIDPETARQEAAIRVFGCPPGTYGGGVNVLVETKQWQNSDDLGTAAIAWGGHAYTQGLHGALRREAFERRLSKVEATVKNQNIIGFDLYDIDDEYIYHGGIIAAVKKCSGRTPQSYYGNTSDPSRSIVRTVMEESARVMRSRLLNPIWIEGLKRHGYRGAYDIAYNMDNIFGWDATADTVLDWNYEALAEHFVGNPDNRDWMREVNPWALQEVAEKLLEAAQRGMWNAKPETIEMLTEVFLDCEGLLEEGGRRSTKE, encoded by the coding sequence ATGGCTTCTGATTTGACATACCGCATCCTTTACATCCTTGACGGCCATACCTCTGTGGCACCATCTCAAGATGACCCTTCTATCCGAGTGGATCGGATAGGGGTATCTCTCCTTGACAGTGGAGACACAGTAGGATGGAGGTTAGTCAAAGAGGCTGACTTTATATTTCTCTTGACCCACGGCTCGGTGTCTTGCTTTAGGGGGCTCAACCGTCTCTTCGATGAACTCGCAAGTAGACAAGTTCTTTTCGTGTTCTCCAACATGGAAGATGAAGTCGCAGAGCTCCTGCCACGTCTCAAAGTCAATCAAGCGGATTACCTTACCATACAACGCTATATCAAATGCTTTGATGCCGACAATGCCACCCGGTTGCATCGTTTTGTCGCATCGCGTTTTGGAGGGTTGTCCCTCGACTATGAGCCAGCACGGTATCCGCGTTGGCAAGGGATCTATGGCCAAGAAGAAGAGGACGAACAGGTTTATGTCCGCCAACTACTGGATGCGAAGACACGAGGGGTAAGTGTCATAGGTGTCATAGTGCCGTTTTATCTCTGTCGTTCTCACAATCTCCTTCACGTAGACAGTCTGCTCTCCTGTATCGAAACCCTTGGAGCCAAAGTATTGCCCATATTCACGACAGGATCTGAGGACCCTGTCACCGGCGAACAAGGCCTTTCGGTTGCACTGGAAAAGTACTTCTTGCATGACGGTGTACCGATCCCCGACAGCATCATCAACCTTATGCCTTATTCGATGGGAGTCTTTGAGCAGGCGGGGCCGATATGGGCTCGCGAGGATGACAAGACCGGTATCATCGAACGTCTCAATCTTCCCATCTTACAAGCCTATACGACATATCACAGTGCTGAAGAGTATCGTAAGAATGTAGAGGGCTTGGATGCCATTGCACTTATCTCATCGGTTTGTTATCCGGAGTTTGACGGTCAGATAGACGGTTATCCCATAGGTACGAGAGAGCTTGCTGATGATGGGTTGCCTTACTATGCTCCTTTTGCAGAAGGCATCGAGACTGTCGCAAAGCTGGCCTTTCGATGGGCACTGCTCAGGCGCAAACCCAATGAGGAGAAGCGCATCGCCATCATCTTTCACAATATGCCTCCGCGCAACGACAGTATCGGTTGTGCCGCAGGACTGGATTCTCCTCAGAGTGTGTACAATGTTGTCGAAATCCTCAGGAAAGAAGGCATTTATCTTCCCGATCGTTACAAGGATGGTGATGAGATCATCGGTCGCATCATCGATGCTGTCACCAATGACACGGGGTGGCTCGAGGACAAGGAGGTCCTTGCACGTGCCGTGGACAGCATCCCCACATCGCTTTACTTGCGCTGGCACGATCTCTTGACACAAGAGGTACAGACAAGGCTCACGAAAAGCTGGGACAAGGCTCCGGGAACATTTAAGGTCATTGACGACCAGATGCCCGTCCCCGGCATCATCAATGGGAATGTCTTCATCGGTCTTCAGCCCCCAAGAGGTTATGAGGAGCATGCCGAGGAGATTTACCACAGCACAGAAGTCGTCTGTCCGCATTATTATATCGCCTTGTACCGATGGATCCGCCATGTCTTTGAGGCAGATGTCTTCATCCATGTCGGGACACACGGCTCTTTGGAGTGGTTGCCGGGGAAGGAGAAGGGTTTGTCCCGATCCTGTTTCCCTCTTGTGAATGCCGAAGATATGCCCCATCTGTACATATACCATACGGCCATCATCGGTGAAGGGATCCAAGCGAAAAGGCGTTCGGCAGCGGTACTGCTCAATCACATGGAGCCAGCCATGACTGAAGGTGGCACTTATGGCGACTTGACCGACTTTGATGCTTTGGTGAGTAAGTACCTAACAAGCAATATCACCCCTGCTCAGAAGGCATCTCTCAGATCCGAGATCTTGCAACAGGTCGTCACGCTCAACCTTGATAAAGACATCGGTTACTCCGAAGACCAAGAGGTTGATGAAGAGTTGTTCGTCAGGTTGCACAATTGGCTCGGGACGCTCAAAGGATCCATGGTACGTGATGGTCTGCATATATTCGGTCAAGTGCCCGAAGCCGAACGCTTGGAGAGTAGCATCCGTATGCTGTTGAGACTGCCACATGGCAAGATACCTTCGCTTTTGGACGGCTTGGCACGCTATTATGGCTATAGCGAAGATGTGCTGAGAGATACGCCCGAACACATCGTCTCCGAAGGGATGACCGCTTCGATGATGATCGATCGTCTGACTGCACTTTCGAGACAAGTCATCACCTCGATGCTTGCATCGGGATTTGTTCATGCCCCCGATGAGGCAGAGCTCACACATATCCTTGGGAGATGTACGGGAGAGGCTCACTCTCTACGCGCAGTGTTGCAGCTTGCCATCAGTGAGGTTTATCCTCGACTGATGAGAGCCACTGACGAACTGGCGAACCTTTACCTCGGGACTCAAGCCGGATTTGTCCCACCCGGCAAGGGTGGAAGTCCTTGTCGGGGAGCTCTCGACATCCTCCCTACGGGGCGTAATATGTATGCCATCGATCCGAATGAGATCCCTTCGCATACCGCTTATGCCATCGGTATGAATCTCGGTGCACAGCTCTTGGAGCGACAGCTGGAAGATACCGGCAAATATCCCGATAGTATAGCGATAGTCTTGTACTCGGGAGATCAGATGCGCACTTATGGCGAAGATATTGGAGAGATATTGTGGTTGATGGGTTTGCGCCCGCAGTGGTTGAGTGACACCTCAGACAAGGTCGTCGGCCTGGAGGTCATCCCCTTATCCGAACTCGGACGCCCACGTATCGATGTCGTCTCACGTATCTCCGGTCTGTTGAGAGATACTTTTCCCAACATCATCACCCTTATCGACGAAGCTGTCCGCATCGTCGTTGCTCTCGACGAAAGCCACGAGGACAACTATGTCAAGAAGCACTACGATGAGGAACTGGCTCAACTTCTCGAAGATGGCATAGATCCCGAGACCGCACGTCAAGAGGCCGCGATCCGTGTCTTCGGATGTCCTCCCGGTACTTATGGCGGAGGTGTAAATGTACTTGTCGAGACCAAACAGTGGCAAAACAGTGATGATCTCGGCACAGCTGCCATCGCTTGGGGTGGTCATGCCTACACCCAAGGTCTGCATGGTGCCCTACGTAGAGAAGCCTTTGAGCGTCGTCTTTCCAAAGTCGAAGCAACCGTCAAGAACCAAAACATCATCGGGTTCGATCTCTATGACATCGACGATGAGTACATCTATCATGGAGGTATCATTGCTGCGGTGAAGAAGTGTAGCGGACGGACACCACAGTCCTACTATGGGAACACCTCAGATCCCTCACGCAGTATCGTGCGTACTGTGATGGAGGAGTCTGCTCGTGTCATGCGCTCTCGTCTACTGAATCCCATCTGGATCGAGGGACTCAAGCGACATGGATACCGAGGGGCATACGACATCGCGTACAACATGGACAACATATTCGGGTGGGATGCCACGGCAGACACTGTGTTGGACTGGAACTATGAGGCACTTGCCGAGCATTTCGTCGGTAATCCGGACAATCGAGACTGGATGAGAGAGGTCAATCCATGGGCACTTCAAGAGGTGGCCGAAAAGCTCCTCGAAGCTGCTCAGCGTGGGATGTGGAATGCCAAGCCCGAGACCATCGAGATGCTTACGGAGGTCTTTTTGGATTGTGAAGGCCTGTTGGAAGAAGGAGGAAGGAGGTCGACCAAGGAGTAG
- a CDS encoding adenosylcobinamide amidohydrolase: protein MQTSQSDFPRDQILFHTPMGDTAYFANESLIIEFAGKRGVVSASNLNGGYRTDLRYAFNQSVGKRPEIRQRRCTGMKGNNLMEHYALTAQEIGLPASITTGMGTAALIENMAIAQREYHGVKVMAVATAGIDVNGGRAGDPAAYDEFERKSLLPPPGTINVFLFIDAKLDGGALTRAVMTATEAKTAALQELMAPSRYSEGLATGSGTDTLIVICNEESDITLYNAGKHVLLGEMIGQTVKDAVTDALDKQTGMNPSRQASFLWQGVRYGITEEKIRSYCKHIRQGVDDDTITPLIADLERDNLLCTQIFAILHLIDQHRWGMVSLDSLKAVVQSLMDEIGVRHDLPERLDLDRERIHTPTSDTPPYKLILSDLILLIARIITKRT, encoded by the coding sequence ATGCAGACTTCTCAATCCGATTTCCCTCGTGACCAAATCCTCTTTCACACCCCTATGGGGGATACTGCTTATTTTGCAAACGAGTCTCTCATCATAGAGTTTGCGGGTAAGCGTGGTGTCGTGAGTGCTTCGAACCTTAATGGAGGCTATCGCACGGACTTGCGCTATGCTTTCAATCAAAGTGTCGGCAAGCGTCCTGAGATACGGCAACGACGTTGTACCGGCATGAAGGGGAATAATCTCATGGAGCATTATGCCCTCACGGCCCAAGAGATAGGTTTGCCGGCATCCATCACCACAGGTATGGGGACGGCTGCACTGATCGAAAACATGGCGATTGCTCAGCGCGAGTACCATGGCGTCAAAGTCATGGCTGTAGCCACCGCAGGCATAGATGTCAATGGTGGTAGAGCGGGTGATCCTGCTGCATACGATGAGTTTGAGCGTAAGAGTCTCCTCCCTCCTCCGGGTACGATCAACGTCTTCCTTTTCATCGATGCCAAGCTCGACGGTGGTGCTCTCACGAGAGCTGTCATGACTGCTACCGAAGCCAAGACTGCGGCCTTGCAAGAACTCATGGCTCCGAGTCGCTATTCCGAAGGCTTGGCGACAGGATCGGGCACAGACACATTGATTGTCATCTGTAACGAAGAAAGTGACATTACCCTCTACAACGCCGGGAAGCACGTTCTGTTGGGCGAAATGATAGGTCAGACAGTGAAAGATGCTGTCACTGATGCATTGGACAAGCAGACAGGGATGAATCCTTCTCGTCAAGCTTCATTCTTATGGCAAGGGGTGCGCTATGGCATCACCGAGGAGAAGATCCGATCTTATTGCAAGCACATCCGACAAGGTGTGGATGACGATACCATCACACCGCTCATCGCAGATTTGGAAAGGGATAATCTCCTTTGTACACAGATATTCGCCATCCTGCACCTCATCGACCAACACCGTTGGGGTATGGTGTCTCTCGACAGCCTCAAAGCGGTTGTCCAGTCTCTCATGGATGAGATCGGTGTTCGTCATGATCTTCCCGAGAGACTTGATTTGGATCGTGAACGCATCCACACACCTACATCCGACACCCCTCCGTACAAACTGATCCTCTCTGATCTTATCCTTTTAATAGCTCGCATTATCACTAAGCGAACATAA